One segment of Bradyrhizobium sp. WD16 DNA contains the following:
- a CDS encoding ShlB/FhaC/HecB family hemolysin secretion/activation protein codes for MRLGAAALTVVGILAGAFPARAAKQAATAAAPAPAAANGASPELKPAATQRFDIDDFAVQGADTLPQIEIEEAIYPFLGPDKSADDVEKARAALEKAYHDKGFQTVSVAVPQQNVQGGVVALKVIELKVGRLRVKNSRYFDLGRIKGGAPSLKEGTVPNFGDVTKDIVSLNQWPDRRITPALRAGVTPGTVDVDLNVEDKPPLHASLEVNNRQSPSTTATRLSATVHYDNLWQLGHSLSVSYQVAPKRPTDAEVFSGSYLARVPDVDWLSLLVYAVKSNSSVATVGGSNVIGPGQIVGERAVITLPPRENLFHTLSVGIDYKHFNQTVQLGVDGFSSPVTYFPLVASYGATFQNEKFTTQFNAGITYNLRPPSSPLDEFDAKRYLASPSFTHLNLDVSHTHELPEGFQIYAKVQGQLADGPLVSSEQFSLGGLDTVRGYLESEVLGDDGAAGNLELRSPNIGDLLQKRLKNETGEGAPRFTTFNEWRFFVFADGGHATVLKPLPDQVSQFDVWSYGAGTRFKVFDYVSGMIAYSVPMISQAYTQARDPRVNFRIWGEF; via the coding sequence CTGCGGCTGGGTGCCGCGGCGCTAACGGTTGTCGGAATTCTTGCCGGGGCTTTTCCGGCTCGTGCGGCGAAGCAGGCGGCTACAGCCGCGGCTCCTGCGCCAGCGGCGGCCAATGGAGCATCGCCGGAGCTAAAGCCAGCGGCGACGCAGCGTTTCGACATCGACGACTTCGCCGTTCAGGGCGCCGACACGCTACCGCAGATTGAAATCGAGGAAGCGATCTATCCCTTCCTTGGCCCCGACAAAAGTGCCGATGACGTCGAGAAGGCGCGTGCGGCGCTGGAAAAGGCTTATCACGACAAAGGCTTTCAGACCGTCAGCGTCGCGGTTCCGCAGCAGAACGTACAAGGCGGTGTCGTCGCCCTCAAGGTGATCGAACTGAAGGTCGGTCGGTTGCGGGTCAAGAACTCGCGCTATTTCGATCTCGGCCGGATCAAAGGGGGCGCGCCGTCCCTGAAAGAGGGGACCGTGCCCAACTTCGGGGATGTCACCAAGGACATTGTCTCGCTCAATCAATGGCCTGACCGACGGATCACACCGGCCCTGCGCGCCGGGGTGACGCCGGGCACGGTCGACGTCGACCTCAATGTGGAAGACAAGCCTCCGCTGCACGCCAGCCTGGAAGTCAACAACCGGCAGTCGCCCAGCACCACGGCGACGCGCCTCAGTGCCACCGTGCACTACGACAATCTGTGGCAACTCGGCCACTCGCTAAGCGTTTCCTATCAAGTGGCTCCGAAACGTCCGACCGATGCCGAGGTGTTCTCCGGATCATATCTGGCGCGAGTTCCTGACGTGGATTGGTTGAGCCTGCTGGTCTACGCCGTGAAATCGAACAGCAGCGTCGCGACCGTCGGCGGCTCGAACGTCATCGGCCCTGGCCAGATCGTCGGCGAGCGGGCGGTAATCACGCTGCCGCCCCGGGAGAACCTGTTCCATACCCTGTCGGTCGGGATCGACTACAAGCACTTCAACCAGACAGTGCAGCTCGGTGTTGATGGATTTTCCTCACCGGTTACGTATTTCCCGCTGGTCGCAAGCTACGGTGCGACGTTCCAGAACGAGAAATTCACCACCCAGTTCAACGCCGGCATCACCTACAATCTGCGCCCGCCGAGCAGCCCCTTGGACGAGTTCGACGCCAAGCGCTATCTGGCATCGCCGAGCTTCACGCACCTCAATCTGGACGTTTCTCACACCCACGAGTTGCCCGAAGGCTTCCAGATCTACGCCAAGGTTCAGGGTCAATTGGCGGACGGGCCGCTGGTGTCGAGCGAGCAGTTCAGCCTCGGCGGCCTCGATACGGTGCGCGGCTATCTCGAATCCGAGGTGCTCGGGGATGACGGGGCCGCCGGCAATCTCGAACTGCGCAGCCCCAATATTGGCGATCTGCTGCAGAAGCGGCTCAAGAACGAGACTGGCGAAGGCGCGCCGCGTTTCACCACGTTCAACGAATGGCGCTTCTTCGTGTTTGCCGATGGCGGCCATGCGACCGTGCTGAAGCCGCTTCCGGATCAAGTGTCGCAGTTCGACGTCTGGAGCTATGGCGCCGGCACGCGCTTCAAGGTGTTCGACTACGTCAGCGGCATGATCGCCTATTCGGTGCCGATGATCAGTCAGGCTTACACGCAGGCGCGGGACCCGCGGGTTAATTTCCGGATCTGGGGTGAATTCTGA
- a CDS encoding FecR domain-containing protein, giving the protein MDEALDWVVRLKTGTPTQADVDVLQRWRRQSPAHEDAFRTAARLFRSARTAAQELVEERASGGVASATLQRPRHLARRAVLGGAIATTVGFVVIRPPLGLWPSLAELSADYRTGKGEQRKVGVASDVSLELNTQTSIALQSASDETRIELISGEASATKLSSPKPLVMLAGDGRITVLQASFNARCLDGTVSVTCLDGVVTVEQGRNTVQLHKAEQVTYSRSGLEAPVPVDAMQVAAWQTGLLIFRDRPLASVVDEVNRYRMGKIIIANAELKRRLVNGTFQLDKLENFVAQVEQLFGARITPLPGGVVLLS; this is encoded by the coding sequence TTGGACGAGGCTCTTGACTGGGTCGTTCGGCTCAAAACGGGCACGCCGACGCAAGCGGATGTCGACGTCCTGCAGCGCTGGCGCCGGCAGAGCCCGGCGCATGAGGACGCGTTCAGGACCGCCGCCCGACTTTTTCGCAGTGCGAGAACCGCAGCACAGGAACTCGTCGAGGAGCGCGCATCCGGTGGTGTTGCGTCCGCGACGCTGCAACGGCCACGTCACCTCGCGCGCCGCGCCGTGTTGGGTGGAGCGATTGCGACGACGGTGGGCTTCGTGGTGATTCGTCCACCGCTCGGGCTGTGGCCTTCGCTCGCGGAATTGTCGGCGGACTATCGCACCGGGAAGGGCGAGCAGCGCAAGGTCGGGGTAGCGTCCGACGTTTCGCTGGAGTTGAACACGCAAACCAGTATCGCGCTGCAATCCGCGTCTGACGAAACCCGGATCGAGCTCATTTCAGGCGAGGCGTCGGCGACCAAGCTTTCGTCGCCGAAGCCGCTGGTGATGCTGGCTGGCGACGGTCGTATCACCGTTCTGCAGGCAAGCTTCAACGCTCGTTGCCTTGACGGGACGGTCTCTGTGACCTGTCTGGATGGGGTTGTCACGGTCGAGCAGGGGCGCAACACCGTGCAGCTTCATAAAGCGGAGCAGGTCACCTATTCGCGCTCCGGATTGGAGGCGCCGGTGCCGGTCGACGCGATGCAGGTTGCGGCGTGGCAGACGGGCTTGTTGATTTTTCGCGACCGGCCGCTGGCAAGCGTCGTCGACGAGGTCAATCGCTATCGTATGGGAAAAATCATCATTGCCAACGCGGAGCTCAAGCGCCGCCTGGTCAACGGCACGTTTCAGCTCGACAAGCTTGAAAATTTCGTCGCCCAGGTCGAGCAATTGTTCGGCGCCCGGATCACGCCGCTTCCGGGCGGTGTCGTGCTTCTGAGCTGA
- a CDS encoding RNA polymerase sigma factor: protein MADSNRVRLRGQLVENYGGLVRKLTRRLGSSDFAHEALHETFLRLDRVTDAVPVRSPADYIFRTAVNVAKDRQKARTYRVSASEIDALLDVCDERPDPARVVEARSEIEAFKRALAELPARPREVLRSVSIEGRSPHEVAAELGVSVRTVESDLKLALSRCADCLDRTLIRRLGGPRPRS from the coding sequence GTGGCTGATAGCAACCGAGTGCGGTTACGTGGCCAGCTCGTCGAGAACTATGGCGGTCTCGTCAGAAAGCTGACACGTCGACTGGGCTCGTCAGACTTTGCCCACGAAGCTCTGCACGAGACGTTTCTGCGCCTGGATCGGGTGACGGACGCAGTTCCGGTCCGCAGTCCCGCGGACTACATCTTTCGCACCGCTGTCAATGTTGCGAAGGACCGGCAAAAGGCGCGGACTTATCGTGTCAGTGCGTCGGAGATCGATGCGCTGCTCGACGTTTGCGACGAGCGACCAGATCCGGCAAGGGTTGTCGAGGCGCGTTCAGAGATCGAAGCTTTCAAACGCGCGTTGGCCGAGCTGCCGGCGCGGCCCCGGGAAGTGCTCCGCAGTGTTTCGATCGAAGGAAGGTCGCCGCACGAAGTCGCCGCCGAACTCGGCGTCAGCGTGCGAACCGTCGAGAGCGACCTGAAGCTGGCCCTGAGCCGTTGCGCCGACTGTCTCGATCGGACGCTGATCCGTCGCCTTGGTGGCCCGCGCCCCCGTTCGTGA
- a CDS encoding energy transducer TonB yields the protein MKLNEPSGRGGAPGIIPAAASSFHPDDPSAWSSGEILRLLLAPMVVTLIVIGGIYWVRQQLPAGREAERDRASIVQVHLLSRPDPAPIPVAQASEAIAASLANRTDVVVNDPDPGSVDDAAVTPSVPASTSAETSLPIIRSKPSAEDAPPSSATVKFQQALLRHVARYQHYPNSARVGRLRGSVETLFSMRRDGTVLGVWVKTSSGRVVLDKEAVDTIRRAQPLPSIPSELPERLNIQVTLMFEPS from the coding sequence ATGAAGCTCAATGAACCCAGCGGACGAGGGGGCGCGCCCGGGATCATTCCTGCCGCAGCGTCTTCCTTTCATCCGGATGATCCGAGCGCATGGTCGTCGGGGGAGATTCTCCGCCTGCTTCTGGCGCCGATGGTCGTCACATTAATTGTTATCGGCGGAATCTATTGGGTTCGGCAGCAACTGCCGGCAGGTCGGGAAGCGGAGCGGGACAGAGCCTCGATCGTGCAGGTTCATCTCCTTTCACGGCCTGATCCCGCACCGATCCCGGTGGCGCAAGCTTCCGAGGCGATTGCGGCGAGCCTTGCCAATCGTACCGACGTGGTGGTCAACGACCCCGATCCGGGGTCCGTCGATGACGCAGCCGTAACACCGTCGGTCCCGGCATCGACCTCGGCCGAGACGTCCCTTCCGATCATCCGCTCGAAGCCGTCAGCGGAGGACGCGCCACCGAGCAGTGCAACCGTCAAATTTCAGCAGGCGCTGCTTCGTCATGTGGCGCGATATCAGCACTACCCCAACTCTGCCCGGGTTGGTCGGCTGCGCGGATCGGTTGAGACGCTATTTTCCATGCGACGAGACGGTACGGTTCTCGGAGTCTGGGTCAAGACCAGTTCAGGACGAGTGGTGCTCGACAAGGAGGCCGTGGATACGATCCGCCGGGCCCAGCCGCTGCCGTCAATTCCTTCCGAACTGCCGGAGCGGCTGAACATTCAGGTGACGCTGATGTTCGAGCCATCCTGA
- a CDS encoding secretin and TonB N-terminal domain-containing protein: MMAMRSYVSGWVEAGRGFGRSGRRCLAVVCAAVAIDGMCVAGAEERLIAFHIRAQPLANALQVYGERTGVQVLYESNSATGRRSAAVEGDFTPEDALNRLLNGTGLKVQYIRPDAITLALPSAADGTPPADPLVTADLSLGTLRVRAPGDGDETGRLHDYSESVQLDIQKALKRNAKTRVGSYRAILDLWIDPSRTVQRTELLRSTGNLDRDTAVAAAIRGLTISRPAPTNTPQPVRVVIVVKPLQ, from the coding sequence ATGATGGCAATGAGATCATATGTCAGCGGCTGGGTAGAGGCCGGGCGTGGCTTTGGTCGCTCCGGTCGACGATGTCTTGCCGTGGTCTGTGCGGCTGTGGCGATTGACGGCATGTGTGTCGCCGGCGCTGAAGAGCGCCTGATCGCATTCCATATCCGGGCGCAGCCACTGGCGAACGCGCTGCAGGTCTATGGCGAGAGAACCGGTGTTCAGGTTCTTTACGAAAGCAATTCCGCCACCGGTCGGAGATCGGCTGCGGTTGAAGGCGATTTCACGCCGGAGGATGCTCTGAACCGGCTGCTGAATGGAACCGGATTGAAGGTTCAGTACATTCGACCGGATGCCATCACGCTTGCTCTTCCGTCTGCGGCGGATGGCACGCCTCCTGCCGACCCGCTCGTCACTGCGGACTTATCCTTGGGAACGCTGCGGGTGCGTGCACCAGGTGACGGGGACGAAACGGGCCGTCTCCACGACTATAGCGAAAGCGTCCAGCTCGACATTCAAAAGGCGCTGAAAAGAAATGCCAAGACACGTGTCGGAAGTTATCGGGCTATCCTCGACCTCTGGATCGATCCGTCACGTACGGTTCAGCGAACAGAGCTGTTGCGGTCGACCGGGAATCTGGACCGCGATACCGCCGTGGCCGCTGCTATCCGTGGTCTCACGATTAGCCGACCGGCACCGACGAACACGCCGCAACCCGTCCGTGTTGTGATCGTGGTGAAGCCGCTGCAATGA
- a CDS encoding EF-hand domain-containing protein: MTSMTKLRPSLAFSTFAAIVLSLSAAYGQGSSLKTIDTDNDGTIDLAETKKVASALFAKLEHDRDGTLDRHELRGRLNARGLSEADPDHDGTLTEAEYLAAVEQRFNAADPDKDGTLDAKELRSPAGKALLRLLK, encoded by the coding sequence ATGACCTCAATGACGAAGTTGCGACCATCACTTGCTTTTTCGACATTCGCGGCGATCGTGCTTTCGCTGTCGGCTGCTTACGGCCAGGGCAGTTCGCTCAAGACGATCGATACTGATAATGACGGCACGATAGATCTGGCCGAGACGAAGAAGGTCGCATCAGCTCTGTTCGCCAAATTGGAACACGATCGCGACGGGACGCTCGACCGGCACGAATTGCGCGGCAGGCTGAACGCTCGCGGGCTCTCGGAGGCCGATCCCGATCACGACGGTACCCTCACCGAGGCCGAATACCTCGCCGCGGTGGAACAGCGCTTTAACGCAGCGGACCCTGACAAGGATGGAACCCTGGACGCCAAGGAATTGAGATCCCCGGCTGGCAAGGCGCTTCTACGCCTCTTGAAATGA
- a CDS encoding class I SAM-dependent methyltransferase: MSRTLAKYLIQLGAACALGLVISTPSFAADVAHEDQALRAAINGSQRSARFLARDGARHPYEELTFFEITPRYTVVEIWPGAGYWTEILAHYLNESGVYYAAVEPQRATAAPTANAFNTKLNSDKAIYGRVRITEFSPPAAATLAPDGSVDLILTFRNLHNWLKQGNAAETLAAFHRALKPGGILGIEDHRGQRDVPQDPQASDGYVRQDYAIALVESAGFEFVAASEVNANPKDTANWPKGVWTLPPTFALGDTDREKYAAIGEADNFVLKFRKPR; encoded by the coding sequence ATGTCGCGAACCCTTGCAAAGTATCTGATCCAGCTCGGCGCGGCGTGTGCGCTAGGTTTAGTCATCAGTACGCCATCCTTCGCCGCCGATGTGGCACATGAAGATCAAGCCTTGCGTGCCGCGATCAACGGATCGCAACGAAGCGCGCGATTTTTGGCCCGCGACGGCGCACGGCACCCTTACGAAGAACTGACGTTCTTTGAAATCACCCCGCGATACACCGTCGTCGAAATCTGGCCCGGCGCAGGATACTGGACCGAGATTCTCGCGCATTATCTGAACGAATCCGGCGTCTACTATGCCGCGGTCGAACCGCAGCGCGCCACCGCGGCACCGACGGCCAACGCGTTCAACACCAAGCTTAACTCCGACAAGGCCATTTATGGACGGGTCCGGATCACTGAATTCAGTCCGCCGGCAGCCGCCACCCTCGCACCCGATGGATCTGTCGACCTGATCCTGACCTTTCGCAACCTGCACAACTGGCTGAAACAGGGCAACGCGGCGGAAACGCTCGCCGCGTTTCACCGAGCGCTCAAGCCTGGCGGAATTCTCGGCATCGAAGATCATCGTGGCCAACGCGACGTGCCGCAGGATCCGCAGGCGTCGGACGGGTATGTCCGGCAGGACTATGCCATTGCGCTCGTCGAGAGCGCCGGCTTCGAATTCGTCGCTGCCTCAGAGGTCAACGCCAACCCGAAGGACACTGCGAACTGGCCAAAAGGCGTGTGGACGCTGCCCCCGACATTCGCGCTCGGCGATACCGACCGCGAAAAATATGCGGCGATCGGCGAAGCCGACAATTTTGTCCTGAAGTTCAGGAAGCCGCGTTAG